One window of the Shewanella litorisediminis genome contains the following:
- the potA gene encoding polyamine ABC transporter ATP-binding protein, producing MAMTSGVTNKPTTKTQDEVLLKIERVSKLFDDVRAVDDVSLTINKGEIFALLGGSGSGKSTLLRMLAGFERPTEGRIYLDGQDITDLPPYERPINMMFQSYALFPHMTVEQNIAFGLKQDKMAKDEIAQRVQEMLKLVHMEQYAKRKPHQLSGGQRQRVALARSLAKRPKLLLLDEPMGALDKKLRTQMQLEVVEILERVGVTCVMVTHDQEEAMTMAGRIAIMSDGWIAQVGSPMDIYESPNSRMIAEFIGSVNLFDCEIVEDEADHAILKSPTLPQPFFIGHGVTTSLEDKHVWLAVRPEKTLITREQPEGEYNWAKGTVHDIAYLGGLSVYYIKLEDERIIQCSMTNTERRADHPTWGDDIYISWEATSGVVLRS from the coding sequence ATGGCTATGACCTCGGGCGTCACCAATAAACCAACGACAAAGACGCAAGACGAAGTACTGCTCAAAATAGAGCGGGTAAGCAAACTGTTTGATGATGTTCGTGCAGTGGACGACGTGTCCCTGACCATCAACAAAGGGGAAATCTTCGCATTGCTTGGGGGCTCTGGCTCCGGAAAATCTACCCTGCTGCGGATGCTTGCCGGGTTTGAGAGGCCAACGGAAGGTCGTATTTATCTCGACGGCCAGGACATTACTGATCTGCCGCCCTACGAGCGTCCCATCAACATGATGTTCCAGTCATACGCGCTTTTCCCTCATATGACAGTGGAACAAAACATTGCCTTTGGTCTGAAGCAGGACAAGATGGCCAAGGATGAAATTGCCCAGCGCGTGCAGGAAATGCTCAAGCTGGTGCACATGGAGCAGTACGCGAAGCGTAAGCCCCATCAGCTTTCCGGTGGTCAGCGCCAGCGTGTGGCTCTGGCCCGTTCACTTGCCAAGCGACCCAAACTTCTGCTGCTCGATGAGCCCATGGGCGCACTGGACAAAAAACTGCGTACCCAGATGCAGCTCGAAGTGGTGGAAATTCTTGAGCGCGTGGGCGTGACCTGTGTGATGGTGACCCACGATCAGGAAGAAGCCATGACCATGGCCGGTCGTATCGCCATCATGAGCGACGGTTGGATTGCCCAGGTTGGCAGCCCCATGGATATCTACGAGAGCCCCAACAGTCGCATGATTGCCGAGTTTATTGGCTCAGTGAACCTCTTTGATTGTGAAATCGTTGAAGATGAGGCCGACCACGCCATTTTGAAGTCGCCCACCTTGCCGCAACCCTTCTTTATTGGCCACGGTGTAACGACCAGCCTGGAAGACAAGCACGTGTGGCTGGCAGTTCGCCCTGAAAAGACGCTGATTACCCGCGAGCAGCCCGAAGGCGAATACAACTGGGCTAAGGGCACTGTGCATGACATAGCCTATCTGGGTGGTTTGTCGGTGTATTACATCAAGCTTGAAGACGAGCGCATCATCCAATGTTCCATGACCAATACCGAGCGCCGCGCAGACCATCCTACCTGGGGCGATGATATTTACATCAGCTGGGAGGCCACCAGTGGTGTGGTATTGAGATCATGA
- a CDS encoding polyamine ABC transporter substrate-binding protein produces MKLLHKMTALALVTAGVLGSAAVSAEEVVRVYNWSDYIAEDTLENFQKETGIRVIYDVFDTNEVLEAKLLSGRSGYDLVVPSAHFLAKQIKAGAFMKLDKSKLTNEKHLNKNLMTQLQKSDPGNEHAVPYLWGTTGIGFNVAKVKEVLGEDAPVDSWDLIFNPANAEKLAKCGIAVLDSPDEILPPALNYLGLNPNSTDPADYEKAGEVLLKIRPYLKYFHSSRYISDLANGEICAAIGWSGDVLQAQARAEEAGNGQQVDYRIPKEGAPLWFDMMAIPADAANPDNALTFMNYLMRPEVIASISNYVAYANANDGSNPLLDEEVAKNPAVYPSEETLAKLYLGEVRPMKTQRAMTRIWTKIKSGQ; encoded by the coding sequence ATGAAGTTATTACACAAAATGACAGCTCTGGCTTTGGTTACCGCCGGTGTTTTGGGAAGCGCTGCGGTATCGGCCGAAGAAGTTGTTCGCGTCTATAACTGGTCTGACTATATCGCCGAAGACACCCTGGAAAACTTCCAGAAGGAAACCGGCATCCGCGTCATTTACGATGTATTCGACACCAACGAAGTGCTGGAAGCCAAGCTGCTGTCAGGCCGCAGCGGTTACGATCTGGTCGTGCCCTCTGCCCACTTCCTGGCCAAGCAGATTAAAGCCGGTGCCTTCATGAAGCTGGACAAGTCCAAGCTGACAAATGAAAAGCACCTCAATAAAAACCTGATGACCCAGCTGCAAAAGAGCGATCCGGGTAACGAGCACGCCGTACCTTATCTGTGGGGTACCACAGGTATCGGTTTTAACGTTGCCAAGGTGAAGGAAGTGCTGGGCGAAGATGCGCCAGTGGATTCATGGGATTTGATTTTCAACCCTGCCAATGCTGAAAAGCTGGCCAAGTGTGGTATTGCCGTGCTGGATTCACCCGATGAAATCCTGCCACCGGCACTGAACTACCTGGGTCTGAACCCCAACAGCACAGATCCAGCCGACTATGAAAAAGCCGGTGAAGTGCTGCTGAAAATTCGTCCTTACCTCAAGTATTTCCACTCTTCCCGCTACATCTCTGATCTCGCCAACGGCGAAATCTGTGCCGCCATCGGTTGGTCCGGTGACGTGCTGCAGGCTCAGGCCCGTGCAGAAGAAGCCGGCAACGGCCAGCAAGTGGATTACCGCATCCCTAAAGAAGGTGCCCCTCTGTGGTTTGACATGATGGCTATCCCAGCCGACGCTGCCAACCCAGACAATGCGCTGACCTTTATGAACTACCTGATGCGCCCAGAGGTGATTGCCTCTATCAGTAACTATGTGGCTTATGCCAACGCCAACGATGGTTCTAACCCTCTGTTGGACGAGGAAGTTGCTAAAAACCCCGCTGTGTACCCATCAGAAGAAACACTCGCCAAGCTTTACCTGGGTGAAGTGCGTCCAATGAAGACCCAGCGCGCCATGACCCGGATCTGGACCAAGATCAAGTCTGGTCAGTGA
- a CDS encoding aspartate aminotransferase family protein has product MQQQQQDTIGALQAMDAAHHLHPFTDSADLAKRGTRVIERAEGVYIWDAKGNKLLDAMAGLWCVNVGYGRKSIADAAYAQLQTLPFYNNFFQCTHEPAIRLAAKIASLAPAHMNRVFFTGSGSEGNDTNLRMVRRYWDLKGQPAKKTIISRKNAYHGSTVAGASLGGMGFMHQQGDLPIPGIVHIDQPYWFGEGRDMSPEAFGIKTARALEAKILELGEDTVAAFIAEPFQGAGGVIIPPDSYWNEIKRVLEKYNILFILDEVISGFGRTGNWFAAQTLGLKPDLITIAKGMTSGYIPMGGVIVSDRVADVLISDGGEFAHGFTYSGHPVAAAVALENIRILEDEQLVDKVRTDTGPYLQDRLQTLSAHPLVGEVRGMGMVGAIELVADKQSMARFGSEISAGMLCREACIANGLVMRAVGDTMIISPPLCISRDEIDELIFKASQALSLTLEKIAARGN; this is encoded by the coding sequence ATGCAACAACAACAGCAAGATACCATCGGCGCACTGCAAGCAATGGATGCAGCACATCATTTGCATCCTTTTACCGACAGTGCTGATTTGGCCAAACGTGGCACCCGCGTTATCGAACGTGCCGAAGGTGTGTACATTTGGGATGCCAAGGGTAACAAGCTGCTGGATGCCATGGCCGGACTCTGGTGTGTAAATGTCGGCTACGGTCGCAAGTCCATCGCCGATGCCGCCTACGCTCAGCTGCAAACTCTCCCTTTTTACAACAATTTCTTCCAATGTACCCATGAGCCTGCCATTCGGCTCGCGGCAAAGATTGCCTCCCTGGCACCTGCACACATGAACAGGGTGTTCTTTACCGGCTCGGGATCCGAGGGCAATGACACAAATCTGCGTATGGTGCGCCGTTACTGGGACTTGAAGGGGCAGCCCGCCAAGAAAACCATCATCAGCCGCAAGAATGCCTATCACGGCTCAACAGTGGCGGGTGCAAGCCTCGGCGGCATGGGCTTTATGCATCAGCAGGGCGATCTGCCCATTCCCGGGATAGTCCACATCGACCAGCCTTATTGGTTTGGTGAAGGGCGAGATATGTCGCCGGAGGCGTTTGGCATTAAAACGGCCCGGGCATTGGAAGCCAAAATCCTTGAGCTCGGTGAAGACACAGTAGCCGCTTTTATTGCAGAGCCATTTCAGGGCGCTGGGGGAGTAATCATCCCACCCGATAGCTACTGGAATGAAATTAAAAGGGTTTTGGAAAAGTACAATATTCTGTTTATTCTGGACGAAGTTATCAGCGGCTTTGGTCGTACCGGTAACTGGTTTGCCGCCCAAACTTTGGGGCTCAAACCCGATTTAATCACCATCGCCAAGGGCATGACATCGGGATACATCCCCATGGGCGGCGTGATAGTGTCCGATCGGGTTGCCGATGTTCTTATCAGCGATGGCGGTGAGTTTGCCCATGGCTTTACTTACTCAGGCCATCCGGTGGCGGCTGCGGTGGCGCTGGAGAATATCCGTATTCTCGAAGACGAGCAGCTGGTGGATAAGGTCAGAACCGACACCGGGCCTTATTTGCAGGACAGATTGCAAACCCTGAGTGCGCATCCCTTGGTGGGTGAGGTCAGGGGCATGGGCATGGTCGGTGCCATTGAGTTGGTGGCAGATAAGCAAAGCATGGCACGATTCGGCAGTGAAATTTCGGCCGGTATGCTCTGCCGTGAGGCCTGTATCGCCAATGGTTTGGTGATGCGCGCGGTAGGTGACACCATGATTATTTCGCCGCCACTTTGCATTAGTCGCGATGAGATTGATGAACTGATTTTTAAAGCAAGTCAGGCACTTTCACTGACGCTTGAGAAGATTGCAGCTCGGGGTAACTGA
- a CDS encoding glutamine synthetase family protein, translated as MEKLIAFLKEKKITEVECVISDMTGIARGKIAPVDKFIAEQGMRLPESVLLQTVTGDYVNDDTYYELLNEADVDFLCVPDENAVFELPWCVEATAQVIHDVYDRMGNPIELSPRNVLKKVLKLYEEKGWEPVVAPEMEFYLVARNGDPDLPLNPPLGRSGLPEAGRQSFSIDAANEYDPLFEDMYEWCEAQGLFIDTLIHEDGPAQMEINFSHGNALSLADQVFVFKRTLREAALKHNVCATFMAKPVTNEPGSAMHIHQSVVDKKTGKNIFTKEDGTKSANFLGYIAGLQQFIPEFLPLMAPSVNSFRRFLPGTSAPVNLEWGEENRTCGLRIPESSPQNRRIENRIPGADANCYLAIAASLLAGYIGMVEGLKPTNPALGRANESRTADTNCLPLTLEEALTAMDESDAARKYLGDAFTTGFVAVKQAELENFRRVVSAWEREFLLLTV; from the coding sequence ATGGAAAAGCTGATTGCGTTTTTAAAAGAAAAAAAGATAACCGAAGTCGAGTGTGTTATCAGCGATATGACGGGTATTGCCCGTGGCAAAATTGCCCCGGTCGACAAATTTATCGCTGAGCAGGGCATGCGTTTGCCCGAGAGCGTGCTGCTGCAGACTGTCACCGGCGATTATGTAAATGACGATACGTATTATGAGCTGCTGAATGAAGCCGATGTCGACTTCCTTTGCGTGCCCGATGAAAACGCCGTTTTTGAACTGCCCTGGTGTGTGGAAGCAACCGCTCAGGTTATCCACGATGTGTACGACCGCATGGGGAACCCCATCGAGCTTTCGCCACGTAACGTACTGAAAAAAGTGCTAAAACTGTACGAAGAAAAGGGTTGGGAACCGGTGGTAGCCCCCGAGATGGAGTTTTATCTGGTGGCGCGCAATGGGGATCCGGATCTGCCGCTGAATCCTCCACTGGGACGTTCAGGTCTCCCTGAAGCCGGTCGCCAGTCGTTCTCCATCGATGCCGCCAACGAATACGATCCCCTGTTTGAAGACATGTATGAGTGGTGTGAGGCCCAGGGGCTGTTTATCGACACCCTGATCCACGAAGATGGTCCGGCGCAGATGGAAATCAACTTCAGTCACGGTAATGCCCTGTCGCTGGCCGACCAGGTGTTTGTGTTCAAGCGTACCCTGCGTGAAGCGGCGCTTAAGCACAATGTGTGTGCCACCTTTATGGCCAAGCCCGTAACCAATGAGCCCGGCAGTGCCATGCACATTCACCAGAGCGTGGTGGATAAAAAGACCGGCAAGAACATCTTTACCAAAGAAGACGGCACCAAGAGCGCCAACTTCCTCGGCTATATTGCCGGTTTGCAACAGTTTATCCCTGAATTCCTGCCCTTGATGGCGCCCAGTGTGAACTCGTTCCGCCGCTTCCTGCCGGGCACCTCTGCGCCCGTAAACCTGGAGTGGGGTGAAGAGAACCGTACCTGTGGTCTGCGTATTCCGGAATCATCACCGCAAAACCGCCGAATTGAAAACCGCATTCCCGGTGCTGATGCCAACTGTTATCTGGCCATTGCCGCCAGTTTGCTGGCCGGTTACATCGGCATGGTGGAGGGCCTTAAGCCAACCAACCCGGCACTGGGCCGTGCCAACGAAAGCCGCACTGCAGATACCAATTGCCTGCCGCTGACCCTGGAAGAGGCGCTGACGGCCATGGATGAGAGCGACGCGGCACGTAAATATCTTGGCGATGCCTTTACCACCGGCTTTGTGGCGGTGAAGCAGGCAGAGCTTGAAAACTTCAGGCGCGTTGTCAGTGCCTGGGAGCGTGAATTCCTGTTACTGACAGTATAA
- a CDS encoding gamma-glutamyl-gamma-aminobutyrate hydrolase family protein, producing the protein MSDATIPLIGVSACNTPIGLQTFNTVGEKYLLGVINGTGGWPLIIPSIGDGMPTELLLERLDGILFTGSPSNVEPHHYSGPASEPGTHHDPRRDATTLPLIKAAIAAGVPVLGICRGFQEMNVAFGGSLHQKLHETGVFKEHREDRTAPLEVQYGLAHTVTLEPGGVIFEAWGRSSAEVNSVHTQGVERLGNGLRPEAYAPDGLIEAFSVTDAKNFALGVQFHPEWKVADNAFYLSIFNAFGEACRRRAQNRVR; encoded by the coding sequence ATGTCTGACGCCACGATACCCCTGATTGGTGTCTCTGCCTGTAATACCCCGATTGGACTGCAGACGTTTAATACGGTGGGAGAAAAATATCTCTTAGGTGTGATTAATGGCACAGGCGGTTGGCCGCTTATCATTCCTTCTATTGGTGATGGTATGCCAACGGAATTGTTGCTTGAGCGCCTGGACGGCATTCTGTTCACGGGTTCACCTTCCAATGTCGAACCACATCACTATTCGGGGCCGGCCAGCGAGCCGGGAACTCATCATGATCCCCGTCGTGATGCCACCACCTTGCCCTTGATTAAGGCGGCTATCGCAGCAGGCGTACCGGTACTGGGTATATGCCGTGGCTTCCAGGAAATGAACGTGGCCTTTGGTGGCAGTCTGCACCAAAAGTTACATGAAACGGGTGTGTTTAAAGAGCATCGCGAAGACAGAACAGCCCCACTTGAGGTGCAGTATGGTCTGGCCCACACGGTGACTCTGGAGCCCGGGGGGGTAATTTTTGAAGCCTGGGGCCGCAGCTCGGCGGAAGTGAATTCCGTCCACACTCAGGGCGTTGAACGCCTGGGTAACGGGTTGCGGCCAGAAGCCTACGCTCCGGATGGCTTAATAGAAGCCTTCTCTGTTACAGATGCCAAAAATTTTGCCCTGGGTGTGCAATTTCATCCCGAATGGAAAGTGGCCGACAATGCTTTTTATCTGTCGATTTTCAATGCTTTCGGTGAAGCGTGCCGACGCAGGGCCCAAAACCGAGTGAGATAA
- a CDS encoding cupin domain-containing protein produces the protein MDIGASLKAVRKMKGLSQRELAKRAGVTNSTISMIEKNSVSPSVSSLKKVLAGIPMSLVEFFSIGDSASAEQKIVYRADELLDIGTGPLEFKLIGRDYPNRAMSVMSEIYPPGADTGEEMLKHVGEEAALVIEGKFELTVGDEVFVLEAGDSYYFNSELPHRFRNPFDEPCHLVSATTPANF, from the coding sequence TTGGATATCGGAGCCAGTCTCAAAGCAGTCCGGAAAATGAAAGGCTTGTCTCAGCGTGAGCTTGCCAAGCGTGCCGGTGTGACCAACAGTACCATCTCAATGATTGAGAAAAACAGCGTGAGCCCGTCGGTGAGTTCACTGAAAAAAGTGTTGGCCGGCATACCTATGTCGCTGGTGGAGTTTTTCTCTATCGGCGACTCGGCATCTGCCGAACAAAAGATTGTCTATCGCGCCGACGAGCTGCTGGATATTGGTACAGGTCCCCTGGAGTTCAAGCTGATTGGCCGTGACTATCCCAACCGGGCCATGTCGGTGATGAGTGAGATTTATCCTCCCGGTGCGGATACCGGTGAAGAGATGCTCAAGCACGTTGGCGAAGAGGCCGCGCTGGTGATTGAAGGCAAATTCGAGCTGACAGTAGGTGACGAGGTGTTTGTGCTCGAAGCCGGTGACAGCTATTACTTCAACAGCGAATTGCCCCACAGGTTCAGAAATCCCTTCGATGAGCCTTGCCATCTGGTCAGTGCCACTACACCTGCCAACTTCTGA
- a CDS encoding NAD(P)/FAD-dependent oxidoreductase translates to MANKSPIHSDKYPDSFYFATAKELYQYPVLDSTIDVDVCVVGGGFSGLNTAIELRQKGFSVALLEAKRVGWGASGRNGGELIRGIGHGLEQFHNTIGQEGIDAITQMGFEAVEIVRNRVAEHNIDCDLAMGYCDLAVKPRHMVELAEEFEHLKTAGYRQDIKLLQKADLGEVIGSDCYQGALVDMGSGHLHPLNLALGEARVARELGVQIFEYSAATKIIKGDKPRVITEKGEVTCRYLVLAGNAYIGHKLEPYVGGKVLPAGSYLLATEPLSPDLQQEIIPKNMAFADMRIALDYFHLSADGRLLFGGLCTYSGKDPSNIEAALRPNLERVFPKLKGVRIDYQWGGMIGIGANRLPQLGRLPDAPNIFFAQAYSGHGVNATHMMAKLLADAIAGQAERFDVFAKVKHMTFPGGPALRSPLLAAGMLYHRFMDIF, encoded by the coding sequence ATGGCAAACAAATCTCCCATCCACAGCGATAAGTACCCGGATTCATTCTATTTTGCGACGGCAAAAGAGTTATATCAGTATCCCGTACTGGACAGCACCATCGATGTGGATGTCTGTGTGGTGGGAGGCGGTTTCAGTGGGCTCAACACCGCTATCGAACTGCGCCAAAAAGGCTTCAGCGTCGCGCTGCTGGAAGCCAAGCGCGTAGGCTGGGGTGCCTCGGGTCGTAACGGTGGCGAGCTTATCCGTGGTATTGGCCACGGACTGGAGCAATTTCACAACACCATTGGCCAGGAAGGCATCGACGCCATCACCCAAATGGGATTTGAAGCGGTTGAAATTGTCCGGAATCGGGTTGCCGAACACAATATCGACTGCGACCTGGCCATGGGCTATTGCGATCTGGCAGTCAAACCCAGGCATATGGTTGAACTTGCTGAAGAATTCGAACATCTGAAAACGGCAGGTTACCGCCAGGACATTAAACTGCTGCAAAAGGCAGATTTAGGGGAAGTCATAGGCTCTGACTGCTATCAGGGCGCCCTGGTCGACATGGGCAGTGGTCATTTACATCCCTTAAACCTGGCCCTCGGTGAAGCCAGGGTCGCCCGTGAGCTGGGTGTACAGATTTTTGAATACAGCGCTGCCACCAAAATCATCAAGGGAGATAAGCCCAGGGTAATCACCGAAAAAGGCGAAGTGACCTGTCGTTATCTGGTGCTTGCCGGCAACGCCTACATAGGCCATAAGCTGGAACCTTATGTGGGCGGAAAGGTATTGCCCGCCGGCAGCTACCTGCTGGCGACCGAGCCCTTGAGCCCCGACCTGCAACAGGAAATCATCCCCAAAAATATGGCCTTTGCCGACATGCGCATTGCACTGGATTATTTCCACCTCTCCGCCGATGGGCGTTTGCTGTTTGGTGGCCTCTGTACCTATTCAGGCAAGGACCCCAGCAACATTGAAGCCGCACTGAGGCCAAATCTGGAGCGGGTATTCCCCAAACTCAAGGGTGTTCGTATCGATTATCAATGGGGCGGCATGATTGGAATTGGTGCCAACCGCTTACCTCAGCTTGGACGCCTGCCGGATGCACCCAATATTTTCTTCGCCCAGGCTTACTCGGGTCATGGCGTCAATGCGACCCACATGATGGCAAAGCTGCTCGCCGACGCCATTGCTGGTCAGGCAGAACGTTTTGATGTGTTCGCCAAGGTGAAACATATGACCTTCCCCGGCGGCCCTGCGCTGCGCTCACCGCTGCTGGCAGCGGGTATGCTGTACCACCGCTTTATGGATATTTTTTAA
- a CDS encoding aldehyde dehydrogenase → MSTPQSRSEWEAMAQRLEINGKAFINGQYCDAVGKETFDCISPVDGRLLTQVASCQQADADIAVANAREVFESGVWSLQSPVKRKKVMIRFAELLEEHADELALLETLDMGKPIAHSKAVDVAGAARAIRWSGEAIDKIYDELAPTPHNEIGMITREPVGVVAAIVPWNFPMLMACWKLGPALATGNSVVLKPSEKSPLTAIRMAQLAKEAGLPDGVLNVLPGFGHTVGQALALHMDVDTLVFTGSTKIAKQLMVYAGQSNMKRVWLEAGGKSPNIVFNDAPDLKAAAEAAASAIAFNQGEVCTAGSRLLVESGVKDELLKLIVKEMEAWQPGHPLDPATTCGAVVDKQQLDTVLGYIKAGHDEGAKLMCGGSQVLAETGGVYVAPTVFDGVTNQMKIAREEIFGPVMSVITFDGMDEAVAIANDTIYGLAAGVWTSDISKAHKTAKALRSGMVWINHYDGGDMTAPFGGYKQSGNGRDKSLHAFEKYTEVKATWIAL, encoded by the coding sequence ATGAGTACACCCCAAAGCCGCAGCGAATGGGAAGCAATGGCACAGCGCCTTGAAATCAATGGTAAAGCCTTTATTAACGGCCAGTATTGCGATGCCGTTGGCAAAGAAACCTTTGACTGCATCAGTCCTGTGGATGGCCGTTTGCTGACTCAGGTGGCCAGCTGTCAGCAGGCCGATGCCGATATCGCCGTTGCCAATGCACGTGAGGTGTTCGAGTCCGGAGTCTGGTCTTTGCAATCACCGGTAAAACGTAAAAAGGTGATGATTCGCTTTGCCGAACTGCTGGAAGAGCATGCCGACGAGCTGGCGCTGCTGGAAACTCTCGATATGGGTAAGCCCATCGCGCACTCAAAGGCGGTGGATGTCGCCGGTGCCGCCCGCGCCATTCGCTGGTCGGGTGAGGCCATTGATAAAATTTACGATGAGCTGGCCCCGACGCCGCACAATGAGATCGGCATGATCACCCGCGAACCTGTCGGGGTGGTGGCTGCCATCGTGCCCTGGAACTTCCCGATGCTGATGGCCTGTTGGAAGCTGGGGCCAGCCCTTGCCACAGGTAACAGCGTGGTGCTCAAACCCTCAGAAAAATCTCCACTGACCGCCATTCGCATGGCGCAGCTCGCCAAAGAAGCCGGGCTTCCCGATGGGGTGCTCAACGTATTGCCGGGTTTTGGCCACACAGTGGGCCAGGCATTGGCACTGCATATGGATGTGGACACCCTGGTGTTCACAGGCTCCACCAAGATAGCCAAGCAGTTGATGGTGTATGCCGGTCAGTCCAACATGAAACGTGTCTGGCTCGAAGCCGGTGGCAAAAGCCCCAACATCGTATTCAATGACGCGCCTGATCTGAAAGCCGCCGCCGAAGCCGCCGCCTCAGCCATTGCCTTTAACCAGGGGGAAGTGTGTACCGCGGGTTCTCGCCTCTTGGTGGAGTCCGGGGTAAAAGACGAGCTGCTTAAGCTTATCGTCAAGGAAATGGAGGCTTGGCAGCCCGGTCATCCGCTGGACCCTGCCACCACCTGCGGTGCTGTCGTGGATAAGCAGCAGCTGGATACCGTGCTTGGCTATATCAAAGCCGGTCACGATGAAGGCGCCAAGCTGATGTGTGGCGGCAGCCAGGTGCTTGCCGAAACCGGCGGTGTGTATGTTGCGCCGACTGTGTTTGATGGGGTAACCAATCAGATGAAAATCGCCCGTGAGGAGATTTTTGGCCCTGTGATGTCGGTAATCACCTTTGATGGCATGGATGAAGCGGTAGCCATTGCCAACGACACTATCTATGGCCTTGCCGCCGGGGTGTGGACCTCTGACATCAGTAAGGCCCATAAAACTGCCAAGGCACTTCGCAGCGGCATGGTGTGGATTAACCACTACGACGGTGGTGATATGACTGCGCCTTTCGGTGGCTATAAACAGTCAGGCAATGGCAGGGATAAATCGCTGCATGCCTTTGAGAAATACACCGAAGTGAAGGCGACCTGGATAGCGCTCTGA
- a CDS encoding aspartate aminotransferase family protein: MVDFNAITGQDTPSLEHYWMPFTANRQFKASPRLLASAEGMFYKDVDGNPVLDSTAGLWCCNAGHGRKKISEAVSHQIRELDYAPSFQMGHPLAFELASRLADIAPAGLNRIFFTNSGSESVDTALKMALAYHRANGQPTRTRFIGRELGYHGVGFGGISVGGIGNNRRTFSQQLLQGVDHLPHTLDIANNAFSRGFPAHGLEKAEVLEQLITLHGAENIAAVIVEPMSGSAGVILPPQGYLKRLRDITKKHGILLIFDEVITGFGRVGDAFASQRWGVVPDLMTTAKALNNGAIPMGAVFVSQDVHDACMTGPEELIEFFHGYTYSGHPVAAAAALATLDIYQEEKLFDRTKELEGYWEDAVHSLRDLPNVIDIRNTGLVAGVQLSPNDEGPGRRGYKVFERCFRNGTLVRVTGDIIAMSPPLIVEKQHIDQIINTLGDAIRAVG; encoded by the coding sequence ATGGTCGACTTCAACGCAATTACAGGACAAGACACACCGTCCCTTGAGCATTACTGGATGCCGTTCACCGCGAACCGCCAGTTCAAAGCCAGCCCACGATTGCTGGCCAGTGCAGAGGGTATGTTTTACAAAGATGTTGACGGCAATCCGGTACTGGATTCCACCGCGGGCCTTTGGTGTTGTAACGCCGGCCACGGCAGAAAGAAAATCAGTGAAGCTGTCAGCCACCAAATCCGTGAATTGGATTACGCCCCTTCATTCCAAATGGGCCACCCACTGGCATTCGAACTGGCCAGCCGCCTCGCCGACATAGCGCCGGCAGGACTGAACCGCATCTTCTTTACCAATTCAGGCAGTGAATCTGTCGATACGGCACTGAAAATGGCGCTTGCCTACCACAGAGCCAATGGCCAGCCCACCCGCACCCGCTTTATTGGCCGTGAACTTGGCTATCATGGCGTTGGCTTTGGCGGCATCTCCGTGGGCGGTATCGGCAACAACCGCCGTACTTTCAGCCAGCAATTGCTGCAGGGCGTCGACCACCTGCCCCATACGCTGGACATCGCCAACAACGCCTTCTCACGAGGTTTTCCCGCCCATGGCCTCGAAAAAGCCGAGGTGCTGGAACAACTCATTACCCTCCACGGTGCGGAAAACATCGCCGCCGTTATCGTTGAGCCCATGTCTGGCTCCGCTGGCGTGATTCTTCCGCCTCAGGGTTACCTCAAGCGTCTGCGCGATATCACCAAGAAACATGGCATCTTGCTGATTTTTGATGAAGTCATCACAGGTTTTGGCCGTGTTGGTGACGCCTTTGCCAGCCAGCGCTGGGGCGTTGTGCCCGATTTGATGACCACAGCCAAAGCACTCAACAATGGTGCTATTCCCATGGGAGCTGTGTTCGTGAGCCAGGATGTACATGATGCCTGCATGACTGGCCCAGAGGAACTGATTGAATTCTTCCATGGTTATACCTATTCCGGCCATCCGGTCGCGGCAGCGGCCGCGCTGGCAACACTGGATATTTATCAGGAAGAAAAACTGTTTGATCGTACCAAGGAACTCGAAGGCTACTGGGAAGATGCGGTCCACAGTTTGAGAGACCTGCCAAATGTGATTGATATCCGCAACACAGGTCTGGTCGCCGGGGTGCAACTGTCACCCAATGATGAAGGCCCGGGGCGCCGGGGCTACAAGGTATTCGAGCGCTGCTTCAGAAACGGCACCCTGGTGAGGGTCACCGGCGACATCATTGCCATGTCTCCGCCACTTATCGTGGAAAAGCAGCACATCGACCAAATCATTAATACCCTCGGCGACGCCATTCGCGCCGTTGGATGA